Below is a genomic region from Tripterygium wilfordii isolate XIE 37 chromosome 12, ASM1340144v1, whole genome shotgun sequence.
TACTTCATACTTTCCCTTATTTTGTCAAAGATTTTCCACACAAAGATTTCTGGCAATGGCGGCTGACGATCGATTTCACTGTGAGTGGGAGAGAGGTGCTTTCGGCTCTGCTTTCTTGGCTCATCCCAAGTCTCCGTCTTCTTTGTCTCGTGACTCTGGTCTTCTCCTACCTCCTGTGTTTGCCGTTAAATCTGCTGAGATTTTGTTTTCGGAAACGATAGAGAACGAGATTGAAGTTTTCAACGATCTTCAGAGTTCAGGGTGCTCACCGTACATCATCACCTGTTTCGGCGAGGAATTCACTGTCAAAGACAACGGGAACACCGTTTACAACTTGTTACTTGAGTACGCCTCCGGTGGTTCCCTCGCTCATGTTATCAAGAAATTGCTTTGGCGTTGGATGCCTGTTGAACAAGTGAAGCGTTACACAAGGCAATTGCTTCTAGGGCTTTCTCATATACACGATTCCGGGTATGTTCACTGCGACATTAAGCCTGATAACGTACTCTTAGTTCCATCTGAAGATGGTGATTTTGTGGCAAAGATTGCCGATTTTGGGTTAGCgaagagaaggagaagggaaTTTGATCACGTGAAAGGAACTCCTCGTTACTTGGCACCAGCACCTGTTGTTCATGGTGTACTGGATTGTGCCTCGGATATTTGGGCGTTAGGGTGTACC
It encodes:
- the LOC120011207 gene encoding mitogen-activated protein kinase kinase kinase 17-like, which translates into the protein MAADDRFHCEWERGAFGSAFLAHPKSPSSLSRDSGLLLPPVFAVKSAEILFSETIENEIEVFNDLQSSGCSPYIITCFGEEFTVKDNGNTVYNLLLEYASGGSLAHVIKKLLWRWMPVEQVKRYTRQLLLGLSHIHDSGYVHCDIKPDNVLLVPSEDGDFVAKIADFGLAKRRRREFDHVKGTPRYLAPAPVVHGVLDCASDIWALGCTVYEMLTGYSVWPLDFNATTDDLYHKIASEEPHLTFRFPVETEAFLRTYLVRTPAERPTAKMLMEHPFLTGLIEEEQKEEFWEKVDENGCQQVEAENCCVKEVKVIETGCMFKDDWIFVPQKGFMLVPFHVHCPRMT